A single region of the Bacteroides luhongzhouii genome encodes:
- a CDS encoding SDR family oxidoreductase, translating into MEAKIVFITGASSGIGEGCARKFAKEGWNLILNARTVSKLEELKAELEATHGVRVYVLPFDVRDRKLATASLESLPEEWKAIDVLVNNAGLVIGVDKEFEGNLDEWDVMIDTNIRGLLAMTRLVVPGMVERGRGHIINIGSIAGDAAYPGGSVYCATKAAVKALSDGLRIDLVDTPLRVTNIKPGMVETNFTVVRYRGDKEAADNFYKGIRPLTGDDIAETVYFAASAPAHIQIAEVLLMPTYQATGTISYKKKPE; encoded by the coding sequence ATGGAAGCTAAGATTGTTTTTATAACCGGTGCCAGTAGCGGAATTGGAGAAGGTTGTGCCCGTAAATTTGCGAAGGAGGGATGGAATCTGATTCTGAATGCCCGTACCGTTTCGAAACTGGAAGAACTGAAAGCCGAACTGGAAGCGACGCATGGTGTACGGGTTTATGTATTGCCCTTTGATGTACGTGATCGGAAGCTGGCTACCGCCTCTTTGGAATCATTGCCCGAAGAATGGAAGGCGATTGATGTGTTGGTGAACAACGCCGGACTGGTGATCGGCGTGGATAAAGAATTCGAGGGTAACCTGGATGAATGGGATGTCATGATCGATACGAATATAAGAGGACTGCTGGCAATGACGCGTTTGGTGGTGCCCGGTATGGTAGAACGCGGGCGCGGACATATTATTAATATCGGCTCTATTGCCGGTGATGCCGCTTATCCGGGAGGTAGTGTGTATTGCGCAACGAAAGCTGCCGTGAAAGCTCTTTCAGATGGACTCCGGATCGATTTGGTGGATACTCCGTTGAGAGTGACGAACATCAAACCGGGAATGGTGGAGACGAACTTTACAGTGGTGCGTTACCGGGGAGATAAGGAAGCGGCTGATAATTTTTATAAAGGGATTCGTCCGTTGACAGGAGATGATATTGCGGAAACGGTTTATTTTGCCGCGTCGGCTCCTGCGCATATTCAGATTGCGGAGGTGCTTTTGATGCCTACTTATCAGGCAACGGGTACTATTTCGTATAAGAAAAAGCCGGAATAG
- a CDS encoding SLC13 family permease: MTFEIVFVLLSLLGMVAALVADKMRPGMILFSVVVLFLCAGILTPKEMLEGFSNKGMITVALLFLVSEGIRQSGTLGQVIKKLLPQGKTTVFKAQLRILPSVAFISAFLNNTPVVVIFAPIIKHWAKSVNLPATKFLIPLSYVTILGGICTLIGTSTNLVVHGMILEAGFEGFSMFELGKVGIFIAITGIIYIFLFSKRLLPDARPDTAVPDEEVEEGEKLHRVEAVLGARFPGINKKLKDFNFQRHYGAEVKEIKTRNGQRFVSNLEDVVLHEGDTLVVMADDTFIPTWGESSVFVLLTNGNEPDTTGKKKRWFALLLLVLMIVGATVGELPVTKEMFPDIKLDMFFFVSITTIIMAWTNLFPARKYTKYISWDILITIACAFAISKAMVNSGVADSVAKFIIGLSDDYGPYVLLAMLFIITNLFTELITNNAAAALAFPLALSIASQLGVSPTPFFVVICMAASASFSTPIGYQTNLIVQGIGNYKFTDFVRIGLPLNIITFLISIILIPLIWNF, encoded by the coding sequence ATGACATTTGAAATTGTATTTGTACTATTATCCCTATTAGGAATGGTAGCGGCTTTGGTAGCGGATAAGATGCGTCCGGGCATGATACTTTTTTCGGTAGTGGTTTTGTTTCTGTGTGCCGGTATCCTGACTCCTAAGGAGATGCTGGAAGGGTTTAGTAATAAAGGGATGATTACCGTTGCTCTGCTGTTTTTAGTGAGTGAAGGTATCCGTCAGTCGGGTACACTGGGGCAAGTGATAAAGAAGTTGCTTCCGCAGGGAAAGACGACGGTGTTTAAAGCACAGTTACGTATCTTACCTTCGGTGGCATTTATTTCTGCTTTTCTGAACAATACGCCTGTCGTGGTTATTTTTGCCCCGATTATCAAGCATTGGGCTAAATCGGTGAATCTCCCGGCTACGAAGTTCTTGATTCCTCTTTCTTATGTGACTATTTTGGGAGGTATCTGTACGTTGATCGGTACTTCTACCAACCTGGTGGTGCATGGAATGATATTGGAAGCCGGATTTGAAGGCTTCTCCATGTTCGAACTTGGAAAGGTGGGAATATTTATTGCTATTACCGGGATTATTTATATATTTCTTTTTTCCAAGCGTCTTTTGCCGGATGCACGTCCGGACACGGCTGTGCCGGATGAGGAGGTAGAGGAAGGAGAAAAGTTGCATCGGGTAGAGGCTGTTTTGGGTGCTCGTTTTCCTGGTATCAATAAAAAACTGAAGGATTTTAATTTCCAACGTCATTACGGTGCGGAGGTAAAAGAGATTAAAACACGTAACGGACAACGTTTTGTGTCGAATCTGGAGGATGTGGTACTTCACGAAGGAGATACGCTGGTAGTGATGGCTGATGATACATTTATCCCGACATGGGGTGAATCTTCTGTATTCGTTTTGTTGACGAACGGAAATGAACCGGATACTACCGGAAAGAAAAAACGGTGGTTTGCTTTGTTATTGTTGGTTCTGATGATTGTCGGCGCAACGGTGGGTGAACTTCCGGTAACAAAGGAGATGTTTCCGGATATCAAGTTGGATATGTTTTTCTTTGTGTCTATCACTACTATTATTATGGCATGGACAAATCTGTTCCCAGCCCGTAAATATACTAAATATATTTCGTGGGATATATTGATTACGATTGCTTGTGCTTTTGCTATCAGCAAAGCAATGGTGAACTCCGGTGTGGCGGATAGCGTTGCGAAGTTTATTATCGGATTGAGTGATGATTATGGTCCGTACGTATTGCTCGCGATGTTGTTTATCATTACGAATTTGTTTACGGAACTGATAACGAATAATGCTGCGGCTGCCTTGGCTTTCCCGCTGGCATTGTCGATTGCTTCGCAATTGGGAGTAAGCCCGACACCATTCTTTGTGGTGATTTGTATGGCTGCGTCTGCAAGTTTCTCAACGCCTATCGGTTATCAGACGAATCTGATTGTGCAAGGTATCGGCAACTATAAGTTTACGGATTTTGTACGTATCGGACTGCCACTTAAT
- the rfbA gene encoding glucose-1-phosphate thymidylyltransferase RfbA gives MKGIVLAGGSGTRLYPITKGISKQLIPIFDKPMIYYPISVLMLAGIREILIISTPHDLPGFKRLLGDGSDYGVRFEYAEQPSPDGLAQAFIIGEDFIGSDSVCLVLGDNIFHGNGFSTMLKEAVYMAEKEQKATVFGYWVSDPERYGVAEFDDEGNCLSIEEKPVLPKSNYAVVGLYFYPNRVVDVAKHIKPSARGELEITTVNQRFLEDSELKVQTLGRGFAWLDTGTHDSLSEASTFIEVIEKRQGLKVACLEGIAFRQGWIDADKMCELAQPMLKNQYGQYLLQVVEEVERTGKSNL, from the coding sequence ATGAAAGGTATTGTTTTAGCTGGTGGTAGCGGTACGCGTTTGTATCCTATTACCAAAGGCATTAGCAAACAGCTGATTCCTATTTTTGATAAACCGATGATTTATTATCCAATTTCGGTTTTGATGTTGGCGGGTATTCGTGAGATATTGATTATCTCTACTCCACATGACTTGCCGGGATTTAAGCGCTTGCTGGGTGATGGTAGTGACTATGGCGTGAGGTTTGAATATGCAGAACAACCGTCACCTGATGGATTGGCGCAAGCTTTTATTATTGGTGAGGATTTTATTGGCAGTGATTCGGTCTGTTTGGTATTAGGTGATAATATCTTTCATGGGAATGGCTTCAGTACCATGTTGAAAGAGGCGGTGTACATGGCAGAAAAGGAGCAAAAAGCTACTGTGTTTGGCTATTGGGTAAGTGATCCGGAACGCTATGGTGTGGCGGAGTTTGATGATGAGGGTAATTGCCTAAGCATTGAGGAAAAACCTGTACTGCCAAAATCGAACTATGCGGTAGTGGGGCTTTATTTCTATCCTAATAGGGTGGTAGATGTAGCGAAGCACATCAAACCGTCAGCTCGTGGGGAATTGGAGATTACCACTGTGAACCAGCGATTTCTGGAGGATAGTGAGTTGAAAGTACAGACACTGGGACGTGGCTTTGCTTGGTTGGATACGGGTACACACGACTCGTTGAGTGAAGCATCGACCTTTATTGAGGTGATTGAAAAACGACAAGGACTGAAAGTTGCTTGTCTGGAAGGTATAGCGTTTAGACAAGGTTGGATTGATGCCGACAAGATGTGTGAGTTGGCCCAACCGATGCTGAAGAATCAATATGGGCAGTATTTGTTGCAGGTGGTAGAGGAAGTGGAACGCACAGGAAAGAGTAATTTATGA
- the cysQ gene encoding 3'(2'),5'-bisphosphate nucleotidase CysQ, which yields MEQKYVMAAIDAALKAGEKILSIYNDPASDFEIERKADNSPLTIADRKAHEAIAAILNDTPFPVLSEEGKHLGYETRREWDSLWIVDPLDGTKEFIKRNGEFTVNIALVQNSVPVFGVIYVPVKKELYFGIEGAGAYKCSGIVSLEGDGAALEELIGKSERIPLKEVRDHLIVVASRSHLSPETESYIADLKKKHGSVELISSGSSIKICLVAEGKADVYPRFAPTMEWDTAAGHAIARAAGMEVYQAGKEEPLRYNKEDLLNPWFVVESKREHQIMFI from the coding sequence ATGGAACAAAAATATGTAATGGCTGCTATCGACGCGGCTTTAAAAGCAGGTGAAAAGATTCTTTCTATTTATAATGATCCGGCATCGGACTTTGAAATAGAGAGGAAGGCTGATAACTCTCCGCTAACTATAGCAGACAGAAAAGCGCATGAAGCGATTGCGGCTATTCTGAATGATACTCCTTTTCCTGTTCTTAGTGAAGAAGGGAAGCATCTAGGGTATGAGACTCGGCGTGAGTGGGATTCTTTATGGATTGTAGATCCTCTGGATGGAACGAAGGAGTTTATCAAACGTAATGGAGAATTTACGGTAAATATCGCTTTGGTGCAGAATTCTGTACCTGTGTTCGGTGTTATTTATGTACCTGTGAAAAAAGAACTTTATTTCGGGATTGAAGGTGCAGGGGCGTATAAATGTTCCGGTATTGTCAGTTTGGAAGGTGACGGCGCGGCATTGGAAGAACTGATCGGGAAATCGGAACGGATACCTTTGAAGGAAGTGCGCGATCACCTGATTGTGGTTGCTTCACGTTCGCACCTGTCGCCTGAAACAGAATCATATATTGCAGATTTAAAGAAGAAACACGGCAGTGTGGAGTTGATTTCGAGTGGAAGTTCTATTAAAATCTGTCTGGTTGCTGAAGGAAAGGCTGATGTATATCCGCGTTTCGCTCCGACAATGGAGTGGGATACGGCCGCAGGGCATGCGATAGCCCGTGCCGCAGGGATGGAAGTATATCAGGCTGGAAAGGAAGAGCCTTTACGATATAATAAGGAGGATTTATTGAATCCGTGGTTTGTCGTTGAATCAAAAAGAGAACACCAAATAATGTTTATATGA
- a CDS encoding YtxH domain-containing protein — MKGLNVLAAFLGGAAVGAALGILFAPEKGEDTRHKIAEILRKKGIKLNRSEMETLVDEIAAEMKGEIAE; from the coding sequence ATGAAAGGATTGAATGTTTTAGCAGCTTTTCTGGGTGGTGCAGCCGTAGGCGCAGCCCTTGGTATTTTATTTGCTCCTGAAAAAGGCGAAGATACCCGTCACAAAATCGCAGAAATTCTTCGTAAAAAAGGAATCAAACTAAACCGTAGCGAAATGGAAACTCTCGTTGATGAGATTGCTGCGGAGATGAAAGGAGAAATAGCAGAATAA
- a CDS encoding dTDP-glucose 4,6-dehydratase — protein sequence MNKRNIIITGGAGFIGSHVVRLFVNKYPDYHIINLDKLTYAGNLANLKDVENKPNYTFVKADICDFEMMLKIFKQYHIDGVIHLAAESHVDRSIRDPFTFARTNVLGTLSLLQAARLTWEYLPEGYEGKRFYHISTDEVYGALELTHPEGKSSDISAHEVYGDEFFKETTKYNPHSPYSASKAGSDHFVRAFHDTYGMPTIVTNCSNNYGPYQFPEKLIPLFINNIRHRKPLPVYGKGENVRDWLYVVDHARAIDVIFHKGKVADTYNIGGFNEWKNIDIIHVIIKTVDRLLGNPEGHSEELITYVMDRMGHDLRYAIDSTKLKNELGWEPSLQFEEGIEKTVQWYLDNQEWMDNITSGAYESYYEDMYKNR from the coding sequence ATGAATAAAAGAAATATTATCATTACCGGTGGAGCCGGATTTATAGGCAGCCATGTGGTACGTTTGTTTGTGAACAAGTATCCCGATTACCATATTATCAATCTGGACAAGTTGACTTATGCGGGAAATCTGGCTAACTTAAAAGATGTAGAGAATAAACCAAACTACACTTTTGTAAAAGCGGATATTTGTGACTTTGAGATGATGCTGAAGATTTTTAAACAGTATCATATAGATGGGGTTATTCATTTAGCTGCCGAAAGTCACGTGGATCGTAGTATCAGAGATCCGTTTACTTTTGCTCGTACTAATGTTCTTGGAACTCTCTCTTTATTACAAGCTGCCAGGTTAACTTGGGAGTATCTTCCGGAAGGCTATGAGGGTAAGCGTTTCTATCATATTTCAACTGATGAGGTGTATGGAGCATTGGAATTGACGCACCCGGAAGGCAAGTCTTCGGATATATCTGCACACGAAGTATATGGCGATGAGTTCTTCAAAGAGACAACAAAGTATAATCCACACTCACCCTATTCGGCTTCGAAAGCGGGTAGTGATCACTTTGTACGCGCTTTTCATGATACTTATGGTATGCCGACTATTGTGACAAACTGTTCGAACAACTATGGACCTTATCAGTTTCCCGAAAAGTTGATTCCGCTGTTTATTAACAACATTCGCCACCGCAAACCGTTACCTGTATATGGTAAGGGAGAGAATGTGCGCGACTGGCTCTATGTGGTAGATCATGCAAGGGCCATAGACGTGATTTTCCATAAAGGTAAGGTAGCGGATACGTATAACATCGGTGGCTTTAACGAGTGGAAGAACATAGACATTATCCATGTGATTATTAAGACTGTGGACCGATTACTGGGTAATCCGGAAGGACACAGCGAGGAACTGATTACTTATGTAATGGACCGCATGGGACATGACTTACGCTATGCTATTGACTCTACGAAACTGAAGAATGAATTGGGGTGGGAGCCTAGTCTACAGTTTGAAGAGGGTATTGAGAAGACGGTGCAGTGGTATCTGGATAATCAAGAGTGGATGGATAATATCACCAGTGGTGCTTACGAGAGCTATTACGAGGATATGTATAAGAATAGATAA
- the rfbC gene encoding dTDP-4-dehydrorhamnose 3,5-epimerase: protein MEVVKTNIEGVVIIEPRLFKDDRGYFFESFSQREFDEKVRPIKFVQDNESMSSYGVMRGLHFQTMPYSQSKLVRCVKGAVLDVAVDIRKGSPTYGQHVAVELTEENHRQFFIPRGFAHGFAVLSETAVFQYKCDNFYAPQHDGGISILDESLGICWRIPTGKAILSEKDTKHPLLKDFESPFLYGEDLYK, encoded by the coding sequence ATGGAAGTTGTTAAGACAAATATTGAAGGGGTGGTAATCATTGAACCGCGTCTTTTTAAGGATGACAGGGGATATTTCTTCGAATCGTTCTCGCAAAGGGAGTTTGACGAAAAGGTACGTCCCATTAAGTTTGTACAAGATAATGAAAGTATGTCCTCGTATGGAGTGATGAGGGGACTACATTTTCAAACTATGCCTTACAGCCAAAGTAAGTTAGTACGTTGCGTAAAGGGTGCAGTGCTGGATGTGGCTGTTGATATCCGCAAAGGTTCGCCTACCTATGGTCAGCATGTAGCGGTAGAATTGACGGAGGAGAATCATCGTCAATTCTTTATTCCTCGTGGTTTTGCTCATGGTTTTGCTGTATTGAGTGAAACGGCAGTGTTTCAATATAAATGTGATAACTTTTATGCTCCACAACATGATGGAGGTATCAGTATATTAGATGAATCACTTGGCATTTGTTGGAGAATTCCTACAGGTAAGGCTATCTTAAGCGAGAAAGATACTAAGCATCCACTATTGAAAGATTTTGAATCTCCATTTCTGTATGGAGAGGATTTATATAAATAG
- a CDS encoding phage holin family protein, whose amino-acid sequence MFADDKSIENFQQLFFEFKKYLELQKEYTKLELTEKLTILFSTLIMILVLIILGMVALFYLLFALAYILEPLVGGLMSSFAIIAGINVVLIALVIIFRKQLIISPMVNFLANLFLTDSNK is encoded by the coding sequence ATGTTTGCAGACGATAAAAGTATTGAGAATTTTCAGCAGTTATTTTTTGAGTTTAAGAAATATCTGGAGCTTCAAAAAGAATATACCAAATTAGAATTGACGGAAAAGTTAACCATACTTTTTTCCACGTTAATTATGATATTAGTACTTATTATCCTTGGCATGGTTGCCCTGTTTTATCTGCTTTTTGCTCTTGCTTATATATTGGAGCCTTTAGTGGGCGGTCTGATGTCGAGTTTCGCCATCATAGCAGGCATCAATGTTGTTCTCATCGCCTTGGTTATTATTTTCCGCAAGCAGCTCATCATTTCTCCAATGGTGAACTTCCTCGCTAATTTATTTTTAACTGATTCAAATAAATAA
- a CDS encoding SPOR domain-containing protein, with amino-acid sequence MKKLVVLGMGVCLVLAFASCKSSESAYKKAYEKAKQQELAEPQVEAPVEVTPVVAAPVTTTKVADTSGVRQEKVTVVSGNEGLKDYSVVAGSFGVKANAEGLKDWLDGQGYHSTIAFNADKAMYRVIVNSFADKAAAAEARDAFKAKYPNRSDFQGAWLLYRVY; translated from the coding sequence ATGAAAAAATTAGTCGTATTAGGAATGGGAGTATGCTTGGTGCTAGCATTTGCATCTTGTAAATCCAGCGAAAGTGCCTATAAGAAAGCTTACGAAAAAGCGAAACAACAAGAATTGGCAGAACCGCAGGTGGAAGCTCCGGTAGAAGTAACTCCGGTGGTTGCAGCTCCTGTGACAACTACTAAAGTGGCAGATACATCCGGCGTTCGTCAGGAAAAGGTTACAGTGGTCTCCGGCAACGAAGGGTTGAAAGATTATAGCGTCGTAGCAGGTAGCTTTGGTGTGAAAGCAAATGCAGAAGGCCTGAAAGATTGGTTGGATGGACAGGGATATCACTCTACGATTGCATTTAATGCTGACAAGGCAATGTATCGTGTTATCGTAAACTCATTTGCTGATAAGGCTGCTGCAGCTGAAGCTCGCGACGCATTCAAGGCTAAATATCCGAACCGTTCGGATTTCCAGGGTGCTTGGTTGCTGTATCGCGTATATTGA